In one Kiritimatiellia bacterium genomic region, the following are encoded:
- a CDS encoding long-chain fatty acid--CoA ligase: MHSESLVDIFCAAARNYGSGRAIVCNGKILSHAELNLLSDRVASALMARGIKKGDRVGLYCINSEFFVLAYLGILKCGAVVVPVNLLLNPKEIAFIFNDAEISAFIYHEVFAANAALIKPHVPSLKTSVLIGAAHTDPADILWSEMLKCEKTHPGIMINPADDLAAILYTSGTTGRPKGAMLTHRNLSANTRSVQAALQLEPGKESFLVVLPMFHAFAATAGMLAPLIYGAAIVPLPRFDPALVAETIMRERITVFLGVPSMYIALLHLHDRFTAHFAPLKLCVSGGAALPVAVMERFEQRFGKRIHEGDGPTECSPVTCVNPIGGKRKAGTVGKPVPGVEMKIMDEQGRDLPHGTIGELCVRGTNVMKGYWKLPDETREAFFGAWFRTGDLGTEDDDGYFSILDRRKDMIIVNGMNIYPRMIEEVISHVPGVKECAVVGEPHKMHGEIPVAFIAPAEGREITSDEVRAFCRDNLGRHEIPRKIIFMPELPKNAAGKILKRALRRHGELERGIA; encoded by the coding sequence ATGCATTCGGAATCTCTGGTTGACATATTTTGCGCCGCGGCCCGGAATTACGGCTCCGGCCGGGCAATTGTTTGCAACGGCAAAATTTTGTCCCATGCGGAGCTAAATTTGCTGAGCGACCGCGTGGCTTCAGCCTTGATGGCGCGGGGCATAAAAAAGGGCGACCGCGTGGGGTTATATTGCATCAATTCTGAGTTCTTTGTCCTGGCCTATCTGGGTATTCTTAAATGCGGCGCTGTTGTTGTGCCGGTCAACCTGCTGCTGAACCCGAAGGAAATCGCCTTTATTTTCAACGACGCGGAAATATCAGCATTCATCTACCACGAGGTTTTTGCCGCCAACGCGGCGCTGATCAAGCCGCATGTGCCAAGTCTGAAAACCAGCGTTTTAATCGGCGCCGCCCATACCGATCCGGCGGATATTCTGTGGTCAGAAATGCTCAAATGCGAAAAAACGCACCCGGGAATCATGATTAACCCAGCGGACGACCTGGCCGCCATTCTTTATACTTCCGGCACAACCGGCCGGCCGAAAGGAGCCATGCTCACCCACCGCAATTTGAGCGCCAACACGCGCAGCGTCCAGGCGGCTCTGCAGCTTGAGCCGGGCAAAGAGAGTTTCCTGGTGGTCCTGCCTATGTTTCACGCCTTTGCGGCCACGGCCGGCATGCTTGCCCCGCTCATATACGGGGCGGCCATTGTGCCTTTGCCCCGTTTTGATCCGGCGCTGGTCGCCGAAACCATTATGCGCGAGCGCATCACGGTTTTCCTGGGCGTGCCCAGCATGTATATAGCCCTCCTGCATCTGCACGACCGGTTCACCGCGCACTTTGCGCCGCTGAAATTGTGCGTTTCGGGCGGAGCGGCCCTGCCGGTGGCGGTGATGGAAAGGTTTGAACAACGTTTCGGGAAAAGGATTCATGAAGGCGACGGCCCCACGGAATGTTCGCCGGTAACCTGCGTGAACCCGATCGGCGGCAAGCGCAAGGCCGGCACGGTCGGCAAACCAGTGCCGGGTGTGGAAATGAAAATCATGGATGAACAGGGCCGGGACCTGCCCCATGGAACAATCGGAGAACTTTGCGTGCGCGGGACGAACGTCATGAAAGGCTACTGGAAACTGCCGGATGAAACGCGGGAAGCGTTTTTCGGCGCATGGTTCCGCACCGGCGACCTGGGGACCGAGGATGACGACGGCTACTTCAGCATTTTGGACAGGCGGAAGGACATGATCATCGTCAACGGCATGAATATTTACCCGCGTATGATTGAGGAAGTGATCAGCCATGTGCCCGGCGTAAAGGAATGCGCCGTGGTCGGCGAGCCGCACAAAATGCACGGCGAAATACCCGTGGCCTTCATCGCGCCGGCGGAGGGCCGGGAGATTACTTCCGACGAAGTGCGCGCTTTCTGCCGTGACAACCTCGGCCGGCATGAAATCCCGCGAAAAATCATTTTCATGCCCGAACTGCCGAAAAACGCCGCCGGCAAAATCCTCAAGCGCGCCTTGCGCCGCCACGGCGAGTTGGAACGCGGGATTGCCTGA
- a CDS encoding 3'-5' exonuclease produces the protein MSNLNRPLAFIDIESTGANPRQDRIIELAVIRLLPDGARDKHVFRCNPGILIPPEAEAIHHISNADVVSLPMFAQIAEPVFELLKNCDLAGFGVARFDVPILTEEFARAGFAFPADGCRVVDAQRIFHKKEPRDLTAALSFYCGEKHVNAHGAEADTLATIKVLEAQLQKYPDLPQTIEELADYCALKRDAAWADRAGKLKWSAGEIVINFGAQYAGRKLRELAQNNAKFLKWILKSDFPGDTKKIVADALEGKFPEGPPAPASPRP, from the coding sequence TTGTCAAACTTAAATCGTCCGCTGGCCTTTATAGACATTGAATCCACCGGCGCCAATCCGCGCCAGGACCGGATCATTGAACTGGCTGTTATCAGGCTGCTGCCGGACGGCGCGCGGGATAAACACGTGTTCCGCTGCAATCCCGGCATCCTGATTCCGCCCGAGGCGGAAGCCATTCACCATATCTCCAACGCCGACGTTGTTTCTCTGCCGATGTTCGCACAGATTGCCGAACCGGTTTTTGAGCTGCTCAAGAACTGCGACTTGGCCGGATTCGGCGTGGCGCGCTTTGATGTGCCCATTCTGACCGAGGAGTTCGCCCGGGCCGGTTTTGCCTTTCCCGCGGACGGCTGCCGGGTGGTTGACGCTCAGCGTATTTTTCACAAAAAGGAGCCGCGCGACCTGACGGCGGCGCTCTCCTTTTACTGCGGCGAGAAACACGTGAACGCCCACGGCGCCGAGGCCGACACGCTCGCCACCATCAAAGTGCTGGAAGCGCAATTGCAAAAATACCCCGATCTGCCGCAAACCATTGAGGAATTAGCCGATTATTGCGCCCTCAAACGGGACGCGGCCTGGGCGGACCGGGCCGGGAAACTGAAGTGGAGCGCAGGCGAAATCGTCATTAATTTCGGCGCGCAGTACGCCGGCCGGAAATTACGCGAGCTGGCGCAGAACAACGCCAAGTTTCTGAAATGGATTCTGAAAAGCGACTTCCCGGGGGATACCAAGAAAATCGTGGCCGACGCCCTGGAAGGCAAATTTCCGGAAGGCCCGCCAGCCCCGGCGTCTCCCCGGCCCTGA
- a CDS encoding nucleotidyltransferase yields the protein MKPALVVMAAGVGSRYGGLKQIDPVGPNGEIILDYSVYDAVRAGFGRVVFIIRRDIEHDFKAVIGSHFAERVQVDYVFQELNNLPAGCNVPEGRSKPWGTGQAVLSCKDAVREPFAVINADDLYGAESYRILSAYLGSLEPESNALALVGFKIANTLSDHGHVTRGICEVDANRMLVTVKERFKIEKTPSGARYEDENGQWISLRGDEFASMNMWGFTPAIFQFLERKFPGFLQQAGNNLKAEFLMPAVVDELIKENKITVKVLDTPARWLGVTYKEDKPEVARQVAALVQAGVYPSPLWR from the coding sequence ATGAAACCAGCTTTGGTTGTTATGGCGGCCGGCGTCGGCAGCAGATACGGCGGCCTGAAGCAGATTGATCCGGTCGGGCCCAATGGCGAGATTATCCTGGATTACTCGGTCTACGATGCCGTTCGGGCTGGTTTCGGCAGGGTGGTTTTTATCATTCGCCGCGATATAGAGCATGATTTCAAGGCGGTCATCGGCTCGCATTTCGCGGAACGGGTACAAGTGGACTACGTGTTCCAGGAATTAAACAACCTGCCGGCAGGTTGCAATGTTCCGGAAGGCCGTTCCAAGCCGTGGGGCACGGGCCAGGCCGTCCTCTCCTGCAAGGATGCCGTCCGGGAACCGTTCGCGGTGATTAATGCCGATGATTTGTACGGCGCGGAATCATACCGGATTCTGTCCGCCTATCTGGGCAGCCTGGAGCCGGAGAGCAATGCGCTGGCGCTGGTTGGTTTTAAAATCGCCAATACCCTTTCCGACCATGGCCATGTTACGCGGGGGATTTGCGAAGTGGACGCCAACCGCATGCTGGTAACCGTGAAGGAGCGGTTCAAGATTGAAAAAACGCCGTCCGGCGCCAGATATGAGGATGAAAACGGACAATGGATTTCCCTGCGGGGCGATGAATTCGCCTCCATGAACATGTGGGGTTTCACGCCGGCCATCTTCCAGTTCCTGGAGCGGAAATTTCCGGGCTTTTTGCAACAGGCGGGCAACAATCTCAAGGCCGAGTTTTTGATGCCTGCCGTTGTGGATGAGCTTATCAAGGAAAACAAAATCACGGTAAAAGTCCTGGACACTCCCGCCCGGTGGCTCGGGGTCACCTACAAGGAAGACAAGCCCGAAGTCGCGCGCCAGGTGGCCGCGCTCGTGCAGGCGGGTGTTTATCCCTCGCCGCTCTGGAGATAA
- a CDS encoding citrate synthase, protein MEQSARLVIDGKEYTFPIVTGTNGERAINISTLREKTGLITLDTGYVNTGNCQSRITYINGEKGILEHRGYRIEDLAEHSTFVENAYLLIHGELPTKQELTVFSDRLNESSLIHEDMRHYFVAFPHHAHPMGILTTMVASLATFYPVPDVLNPDVEEQFMANLISQVRTLAAFSYKKSIGEPVVYPSIKLRYVQNFLNMMFSSPVKDYKQDPEIVQAVELFLILHADHEQNCSSSTVRLVGSSLANIYSVISAGMAALWGPRHGGANQEVILMLEHILANGAKPSEFIERAKNKTRQERLMGFGHRVYKNFDPRALILKKACHKLLKKPGMNSPLFDIALQLEELALKDDYFIERHLYPNVDFYSGLILKAVGIPYNMFTVLFAIGRVPGWIAQWREMVHNEQFKIVRPRQIYTGEKTREYIPIEQRKALH, encoded by the coding sequence ATGGAGCAATCAGCCAGACTGGTCATTGACGGAAAAGAATATACGTTTCCAATTGTTACCGGCACAAACGGCGAAAGGGCGATTAATATTTCCACCCTGCGCGAAAAAACAGGGCTCATCACGCTGGATACCGGCTACGTCAACACAGGCAACTGCCAGAGCCGCATAACCTACATCAACGGCGAGAAGGGTATTTTAGAGCACCGCGGGTACCGGATTGAAGACTTGGCCGAACATTCCACGTTTGTGGAAAACGCCTATCTGCTGATCCACGGCGAACTGCCGACCAAGCAGGAATTAACCGTCTTTTCCGACCGGCTGAACGAATCGTCGCTCATCCACGAGGACATGCGCCATTATTTTGTCGCCTTCCCTCATCATGCCCACCCCATGGGTATCCTGACTACCATGGTCGCTTCACTGGCAACGTTTTATCCCGTTCCGGACGTGCTCAATCCGGACGTTGAAGAGCAGTTTATGGCGAATTTGATTTCACAGGTGCGCACTTTGGCCGCTTTTTCGTACAAAAAATCAATCGGCGAGCCGGTGGTCTATCCTTCCATCAAACTGCGCTATGTCCAGAATTTTCTTAACATGATGTTCTCCTCGCCGGTCAAGGACTATAAACAGGACCCGGAAATTGTCCAGGCCGTGGAATTGTTCCTGATTCTGCATGCCGACCACGAACAGAACTGCAGTTCTTCCACCGTACGCCTGGTCGGTTCCAGCCTGGCCAACATCTATTCGGTCATTTCGGCAGGCATGGCGGCTCTGTGGGGCCCGCGGCACGGCGGCGCGAACCAGGAAGTGATTCTCATGCTGGAACATATCCTGGCCAACGGGGCAAAACCATCGGAATTTATTGAACGCGCCAAGAACAAGACCCGGCAGGAAAGGCTGATGGGATTTGGCCACCGCGTTTATAAAAATTTTGACCCGCGCGCCCTTATTCTGAAAAAAGCATGCCACAAGCTGCTGAAAAAGCCCGGGATGAATAGTCCGCTGTTTGATATCGCCTTGCAGCTTGAGGAGCTGGCGCTTAAAGATGATTACTTTATTGAACGCCATCTTTATCCGAACGTTGATTTCTATTCCGGGTTGATTTTGAAAGCCGTGGGTATTCCTTACAACATGTTCACAGTGCTTTTCGCCATCGGCCGCGTGCCCGGCTGGATTGCCCAATGGCGGGAAATGGTCCACAACGAACAATTCAAAATCGTCCGCCCGCGCCAGATATATACCGGAGAAAAAACGCGGGAATACATCCCGATTGAACAAAGAAAGGCGCTCCACTGA